One Triplophysa dalaica isolate WHDGS20190420 chromosome 11, ASM1584641v1, whole genome shotgun sequence genomic window carries:
- the LOC130431857 gene encoding nucleolar protein dao-5-like isoform X2: MAQDSSVPSDLYQHVYSFLLENKFAKAAKEFLKQTKVKPQDQNEDRLQDIFNFWVKSPETKKRKAVTNGPAAAKGPSAKKAKKDAESSSSEDSSSEEEKAAPAKKVVQVKAPAAKKPAAATKAESSSSEDSSDSEDEAQTKAPAKKPAAVKPAVQPALAARKKDTSSSSEESDSDDEPAKTPAKGAKPLAVTSKPVSTPASVAKKKPESSSSEDSSSDSEDEAPAKKAVKAPVQVKKPPAKPAATAESSSEESSSDEEEAPPSKKPKTGQFSAVPPPKTLTAATSVKAAPVKTVTPKPAAKKDSSSSESSDSSSEEDAKKPAAKPAPAKAAPAKKVPTKVAPAQKDDSSSSDSSSEDEAAKPPAKGTPAKGTPAKGTPAKGTPAKGTPAKATPAKATPAKATPANAKATAAKVTPAAAESSSSSPDDSDEEETKKPAAKVVPVKPAPAKKTPAKVTPAAKESSSSSEDSDEEPAKKPTPAKAVSTKATPAKTTPAKSPAVKPAAKPAESSSDSDSSSDEDEEPPKKAAATPAKTTPAKPAAAKTTPAKPAAAKTTPAKPAAAKTTPAKPAESSSESDSSEDETPAAKTTKPAGAPLKSSTPAAKAPAPAKKPAAKSSSSDSDSSDEEEVKKPPTPKAAAPVVKSASTPASAKKTESSSSESSDSSDSETEAKKTPAKPVVVNGKAATKTPTSAAKTPAKKPAESSSSSDSSSDEDEQVSKTLPVKTPPAKKAQAAKKAQAVKEKAESSSSDDSSSEEEAAAKTPATQGKKGKKQETPKNEKITTSTPQTFPKVKQKNKRRRD; the protein is encoded by the exons AAACCTCAGGATCAGAATGAGGACCGTCTCCAGGACATcttcaatttttgggtgaa GTCCCCTGAAACAAAAAAACGTAAAGCTGTCACTAATGGCCCAGCAGCGGCCAAAGGTCCGTCAGCCAAGAAAGCAAAGAAAGATGCTGAGAGTTCAAGCAGTGAAGACTCCAGCAGTGAAGAGGAAAAGGCTGCACCTGCCAAGAAAGTTGTGCAAG TAAAGGCTCCTGCTGCAAAGAAGCCCGCAGCCGCCACGAAAGCAGAGAGCAGCAGCTCTGAGGACTCGAGTGATTCAGAGGATGAAGCTCAGACTAAGGCTCCAGCAAAG AAACCTGCAGCAGTGAAACCTGCCGTTCAGCCCGCATTGGCAGCCAGGAAAAAAGACACCAGCTCTAGCAGCGAAGAATCCGATTCAGACGATGAACCTGCCAAGACTCCTGCAAAAG GAGCCAAACCTCTGGCTGTGACCTCTAAACCGGTGTCCACTCCAGCATCTGTGGCTAAGAAGAAGCCGGAGAGCAGCAGCAGTGAGGACAGCTCTAGTGATTCTGAGGACGAGGCTCCCGCTAAG AAAGCAGTAAAAGCACCTGTCCAAGTGAAGAAGCCACCAGCCAAACCTGCGGCCACTGCAGAGTCCAGCAGTGAGGAGTCATCTTCCGATGAGGAGGAGGCTCCACCTTCCAAGAAACCCAAGACTG GACAATTCAGTGCTGTTCCACCTCCGAAAACACTGACAGCCGCTACTTCAGTCAAAGCCGCCCCAGTTAAGACTGTGACTCCCAAACCCGCTGCAAAAAAGGATTCATCCAGTTCAGAAAGCTCTG ATTCAAGCTCAGAAGAAGATGCAAAGAAGCCAGCGGCCAAACCCGCCCCGGCTAAGGCAGCTCCAGCCAAGAAAGTGCCCACTAAAGTCGCCCCTGCTCAGAAAGACGACTCTTCAAGTTCAGATTCAAGCTCTGAAGACGAAGCAGCAAAACCACCTGCAAAAGGCACACCTGCAAAAGGCACACCTGCAAAAGGCACACCTGCAAAAGGCACACCTGCAAAAGGCACACCTGCAAAAGCCACACCTGCAAAAGCCACACCTGCAAAAGCCACTCCTGCAAATGCTAAAGCCACAGCTGCTAAAGTCACCCCAGCTGCAGCTGAGTCTTCATCTTCCAGCCCTGACGACTCCGATGAAGAGGAGACCAAGAAACCAGCTGCTAAAGTTGTACCGGTTAAACCTGCGCCAGCCAAGAAAACCCCAGCTAAAGTCACGCCTGCTGCGAAAGAGTCTTCATCCAGCTCAGAGGACTCTGATGAGGAGCCAGCCAAAAAACCAACTCCAGCCAAGGCTGTTTCTACTAAAGCTACCCCTGCAAAGACCACGCCTGCTAAGTCACCTGCTGTGAAACCTGCAGCTAAACCAGCTGAGAGCAGTTCCGACTCAGACAGCTCCTCAGATGAAGATGAGGAACCTCCAAAGAAAGCTGCAGCCACCCCAGCCAAGACCACCCCAGCTAAACCTGCTGCAGCTAAGACCACCCCAGCTAAACCTGCTGCAGCTAAGACCACCCCAGCTAAACCTGCTGCAGCTAAGACCACCCCAGCTAAACCAGCTGAGAGCAGTTCTGAAAGTGACAGCTCTGAGGATGAAACTCCAGCCGCTAAGACGACTAAACCGGCAGGCGCCCCTCTAAAGAGCTCTACACCTGCAGCCAAAGCACCTGCTCCAGCGAAAAAGCCAGCGGCAAAGTCCAGCAGCAGTGATTCAGACAGTTCAGATGAGGAGGAGGTCAAGAAACCACCAACTCCCAAAGCAGCAGCGCCCGTGGTTAAGTCCGCCTCAACTCCAGCTAGCGCAAAGAAGACTGAGAGCAGTAGCTCTGAATCGTCTGATAGCTCGGATTCTGAAACGGAGGCAAAAAAAACTCCTGCCAAACCTGTAGTTGTCAACGGAAAGGCTGCAACTAAAACCCCCACCTCTGCAGCGAAGACCCCAGCCAAAAAACCTGCTGAGTCTTCCTCTTCAAGTGACAGTAGCTCTGATGAAGATGAGCAGGTGTCTAAAACACTGCCAGTGAAAACTCCGCCCGCTAAGAAAGCACAGGCTGCTAAGAAAGCACAGGCTGTTAAAGAGAAAGCAGAGAGCAGCTCATCGGATGACTCTTCATCTGAGGAAGAGGCAGCAGCTAAAACTCCTGCCACACAAG GCAAAAAGGGCAAAAAACAGGAGACACCCAAGAATGAGAAAATTACAACTTCCACACCTCAGACCTTTCCTAAAGTCAAACAGAAG AATAAGAGACGAAGAGATTGA
- the LOC130431857 gene encoding nucleolar and coiled-body phosphoprotein 1-like isoform X1 — protein sequence MAQDSSVPSDLYQHVYSFLLENKFAKAAKEFLKQTKVKPQDQNEDRLQDIFNFWVKSPETKKRKAVTNGPAAAKGPSAKKAKKDAESSSSEDSSSEEEKAAPAKKVVQVKAPAAKKPAAATKAESSSSEDSSDSEDEAQTKAPAKKPAAVKPAVQPALAARKKDTSSSSEESDSDDEPAKTPAKGAKPLAVTSKPVSTPASVAKKKPESSSSEDSSSDSEDEAPAKKAVKAPVQVKKPPAKPAATAESSSEESSSDEEEAPPSKKPKTGQFSAVPPPKTLTAATSVKAAPVKTVTPKPAAKKDSSSSESSDSSSEEDAKKPAAKPAPAKAAPAKKVPTKVAPAQKDDSSSSDSSSEDEAAKPPAKGTPAKGTPAKGTPAKGTPAKGTPAKATPAKATPAKATPANAKATAAKVTPAAAESSSSSPDDSDEEETKKPAAKVVPVKPAPAKKTPAKVTPAAKESSSSSEDSDEEPAKKPTPAKAVSTKATPAKTTPAKSPAVKPAAKPAESSSDSDSSSDEDEEPPKKAAATPAKTTPAKPAAAKTTPAKPAAAKTTPAKPAAAKTTPAKPAESSSESDSSEDETPAAKTTKPAGAPLKSSTPAAKAPAPAKKPAAKSSSSDSDSSDEEEVKKPPTPKAAAPVVKSASTPASAKKTESSSSESSDSSDSETEAKKTPAKPVVVNGKAATKTPTSAAKTPAKKPAESSSSSDSSSDEDEQVSKTLPVKTPPAKKAQAAKKAQAVKEKAESSSSDDSSSEEEAAAKTPATQGKKGKKQETPKNEKITTSTPQTFPKVKQKASSAPFRRIRDEEIEVDPRLANNSFDAKMGANGDWGQKANDILRHTKGKSFRHEKTKKKRGSYRGGAISTSVNSIKFDSD from the exons AAACCTCAGGATCAGAATGAGGACCGTCTCCAGGACATcttcaatttttgggtgaa GTCCCCTGAAACAAAAAAACGTAAAGCTGTCACTAATGGCCCAGCAGCGGCCAAAGGTCCGTCAGCCAAGAAAGCAAAGAAAGATGCTGAGAGTTCAAGCAGTGAAGACTCCAGCAGTGAAGAGGAAAAGGCTGCACCTGCCAAGAAAGTTGTGCAAG TAAAGGCTCCTGCTGCAAAGAAGCCCGCAGCCGCCACGAAAGCAGAGAGCAGCAGCTCTGAGGACTCGAGTGATTCAGAGGATGAAGCTCAGACTAAGGCTCCAGCAAAG AAACCTGCAGCAGTGAAACCTGCCGTTCAGCCCGCATTGGCAGCCAGGAAAAAAGACACCAGCTCTAGCAGCGAAGAATCCGATTCAGACGATGAACCTGCCAAGACTCCTGCAAAAG GAGCCAAACCTCTGGCTGTGACCTCTAAACCGGTGTCCACTCCAGCATCTGTGGCTAAGAAGAAGCCGGAGAGCAGCAGCAGTGAGGACAGCTCTAGTGATTCTGAGGACGAGGCTCCCGCTAAG AAAGCAGTAAAAGCACCTGTCCAAGTGAAGAAGCCACCAGCCAAACCTGCGGCCACTGCAGAGTCCAGCAGTGAGGAGTCATCTTCCGATGAGGAGGAGGCTCCACCTTCCAAGAAACCCAAGACTG GACAATTCAGTGCTGTTCCACCTCCGAAAACACTGACAGCCGCTACTTCAGTCAAAGCCGCCCCAGTTAAGACTGTGACTCCCAAACCCGCTGCAAAAAAGGATTCATCCAGTTCAGAAAGCTCTG ATTCAAGCTCAGAAGAAGATGCAAAGAAGCCAGCGGCCAAACCCGCCCCGGCTAAGGCAGCTCCAGCCAAGAAAGTGCCCACTAAAGTCGCCCCTGCTCAGAAAGACGACTCTTCAAGTTCAGATTCAAGCTCTGAAGACGAAGCAGCAAAACCACCTGCAAAAGGCACACCTGCAAAAGGCACACCTGCAAAAGGCACACCTGCAAAAGGCACACCTGCAAAAGGCACACCTGCAAAAGCCACACCTGCAAAAGCCACACCTGCAAAAGCCACTCCTGCAAATGCTAAAGCCACAGCTGCTAAAGTCACCCCAGCTGCAGCTGAGTCTTCATCTTCCAGCCCTGACGACTCCGATGAAGAGGAGACCAAGAAACCAGCTGCTAAAGTTGTACCGGTTAAACCTGCGCCAGCCAAGAAAACCCCAGCTAAAGTCACGCCTGCTGCGAAAGAGTCTTCATCCAGCTCAGAGGACTCTGATGAGGAGCCAGCCAAAAAACCAACTCCAGCCAAGGCTGTTTCTACTAAAGCTACCCCTGCAAAGACCACGCCTGCTAAGTCACCTGCTGTGAAACCTGCAGCTAAACCAGCTGAGAGCAGTTCCGACTCAGACAGCTCCTCAGATGAAGATGAGGAACCTCCAAAGAAAGCTGCAGCCACCCCAGCCAAGACCACCCCAGCTAAACCTGCTGCAGCTAAGACCACCCCAGCTAAACCTGCTGCAGCTAAGACCACCCCAGCTAAACCTGCTGCAGCTAAGACCACCCCAGCTAAACCAGCTGAGAGCAGTTCTGAAAGTGACAGCTCTGAGGATGAAACTCCAGCCGCTAAGACGACTAAACCGGCAGGCGCCCCTCTAAAGAGCTCTACACCTGCAGCCAAAGCACCTGCTCCAGCGAAAAAGCCAGCGGCAAAGTCCAGCAGCAGTGATTCAGACAGTTCAGATGAGGAGGAGGTCAAGAAACCACCAACTCCCAAAGCAGCAGCGCCCGTGGTTAAGTCCGCCTCAACTCCAGCTAGCGCAAAGAAGACTGAGAGCAGTAGCTCTGAATCGTCTGATAGCTCGGATTCTGAAACGGAGGCAAAAAAAACTCCTGCCAAACCTGTAGTTGTCAACGGAAAGGCTGCAACTAAAACCCCCACCTCTGCAGCGAAGACCCCAGCCAAAAAACCTGCTGAGTCTTCCTCTTCAAGTGACAGTAGCTCTGATGAAGATGAGCAGGTGTCTAAAACACTGCCAGTGAAAACTCCGCCCGCTAAGAAAGCACAGGCTGCTAAGAAAGCACAGGCTGTTAAAGAGAAAGCAGAGAGCAGCTCATCGGATGACTCTTCATCTGAGGAAGAGGCAGCAGCTAAAACTCCTGCCACACAAG GCAAAAAGGGCAAAAAACAGGAGACACCCAAGAATGAGAAAATTACAACTTCCACACCTCAGACCTTTCCTAAAGTCAAACAGAAG GCAAGCAGTGCTCCTTTCCGTAGAATAAGAGACGAAGAGATTGAAGTGGACCCTCGTTTAGCGAACAACTCTTTTGATGCAAAA ATGGGAGCCAATGGAGACTGGGGCCAGAAAGCCAACGACATTCTTAGACACACCAAGGGCAAATCTTTCCGGCACGAGAAGACCAAGAAGAAGCGCGGCAGTTATAGAGGCGGCGCCATTTCCACCTCGGTCAACTCCATTAAGTTTGACAGCGACTGA